DNA sequence from the Oncorhynchus kisutch isolate 150728-3 unplaced genomic scaffold, Okis_V2 Okis07a-Okis12b_hom, whole genome shotgun sequence genome:
AGAATACTGACCACTGTCTTCTATAAACACTAACATAGAATACTGACCACTGTCTTCTATAAACACTAACATAGAATACTGTCTTCTATAAACACTAACATAGAATACTGTCTTCTATAAACACTAACATAGAATACTGACCACTGTTTTCTATAAACACTAACATATAATACTGACACTCTTTCCCATGCTCTCTATGTATCCATCTCTCGCTGTatttctctctcccacacacacacacacacacacacacacacacacacacagtcctcacAGCGCAGTAGATGGGGCGCAGGGACATGAGGCGCTCCACGTGGTAGGACAGGGAGCCGCTGTAGGCGTCCCAGTGGGggtactctcctctctccaggatGAACTGCTGGCCCTGGAAGTCATGATGCTCAAAGCCCACCCAGCTacaggggtagggagagagagttactgacTAGTTACATTCAGAgatagaagaggacagagaggaggagagagttacTGACTAGTTACATTCAGAgatagaagaggacagagaggaggagagagttacTGACTAGTTACAttcagagatagagaggaggagagagttacTGATATGTTACATTCAGAgatagaagaggacagagaggaggagagagagttactgACTAGTTACATTCAGAgatagaagaggacagagaggaggagagagagttactgACTAGTTAcattcagagacagagaggaggagagagttacTGACTAGTTACattcagagatagagagggaggagagagttacTGACTAGTTACATTCAGAgatagaagaggacagagaggaggagagagagttactgACTAGTTACATTCAGAgatagaagaggacagagaggaggagagagagttacagactAGTTACATTCAGAgatagaagaggacagagaggaggagagagttacTGACTAGTTACATtcagagacagaagaggacagatagggaggaggagagagttacTGACTAGTTACATtcagagacagaagaggacagagagggaggaggagagagttacTGACTAGTTACATTCAgagatagagaggacagagagggaggagagagttacTGACTAGTTACATtcagagacagaagaggacagagagggaggaggagagagttacTGACTAGTTACATtcagagacagaagaggacagagagggaggagagagttacTGACTAGTTACATtcagagacagaagaggacagagaggaggagagagttacTGACTAGTTACATTCAGAgatagaagaggacagagaggagaagagagttaCTGACTAGTTACATTCAGAgatagaagagaacagagaggagaagagagttaCTGACTAGTTACATTCAGAgatagaagaggacagagagggaggagagagttacTGACTAGTTACATTCAGAgatagaagagaacagagaggagaagagagttaCTGACTagttacattcacacacacacacaccgatacctccactcacacacacagcctccacagacaaccagggttgtaaGAGACTCAcgctccactctccactctgatAGAACGGATGTTGTCCAGACCACAGTTCTGGATGTTACAGCACTCAGAGGTGAACTCCTGGCACTTGCCCTGGAAGTGCTCCTGCTCAAACACAGTCACCTACAGCGACAGATAGATACATattagtgtgtttgtgtaaatCATATAATCGATGatttaaatatgtgtgtgtgtgagatcaccTTGAAAAAAGGGGCCATACCCATGCCAGGGAAAAACATGGGGGAGGTCATGTGGGTTTTAGTAGCTCTATTCATgtctatagagagagggggagggagagagagagggggggagagagagagagaagggggagagagaggggagagagaggtggcatGAGAGGGAAGTTTCATCATTTAAACTAGGATAGATTACAATTCAATGTATTAAAATCCTTTAATATTGTTTAAGCATTCCCAGTAATCTATAAAATATGTTAATGATGATGTCTGGAAATGTCCTCATGTTCGAGATGTCACTCTGATATTATTTCCATTCTGATGGAACCAATTTATGGAACCACAAACAACTAACATTACTGCCATCATCCACAAACTCGAATAAAAGCTAATGGTAGCGTAGTATAGCATATCCCCAAAGATGTTGTGACAATCCTTATAAACTCTAATAAAAGGTCATGGTAGCGTAGTATAGCATATCCCCAAAGATGTTGTGACAATCCTTATAAACTCTAATAAAAGGTCATGGTAGCGTAGTATAGCATATCCCCAAAGATGTTGTGACAATCCTTACAAACTCTAATAAAAGGTCATGGTAGCGTAGTATAGCATATCCCCAAAGATGTTGTGACAATCCTTATAAACTCTAATAAAAGGTCATGGTAGCGTAGTATAGCATATCCCCAAAGATGTTGTGACAATCCTTACAAACTCTAATAAAAGGTCATGGTAGCGTAGTATAGCATATCCCCAAAGATGTTGTGACAATCCTTACAAACTCTAATAAAAGGTCATGGTAGCGTAGTATAGCATATCCCCAAAGATGTTGTGACAATCCTTacaaaaagtgttttttttttaaatgtaaaagttAAAAACTGGTTAAAACCATTTTATAAAACATACTGTAACATAAGCCAACACAAAATCCAATAACTTAACGTTATCAATTTCTAATAACAGCCTATATTTATTCCATCACCAACAACGAACCCTATTTGGACTAGGCCTACAATTACATTTAATATTTTTATAAATATAGGCTAAGAAATACTTCTCAAAATGTTTATCCAATTATGAGTGTTACGCGGGTGGATAGCCTAGGCCTACATCTGTTCTGTTGAAACACCATGGGCTATTCGGTTCAACCAGGACCGGGGGCTTACCTGgttcgtctcctctcctctctcacgcGCCAATCCTTTTACATAGAGTTTTGTGAGAATCTGGCTCTTCTGTTTTATACGGCAGTCCACGGTGGCCCGCGTGTCTCCACTGGCGAcaacgtgcgtgcgtgtgcgcgtttcatcatgtctgtgtgagtgaggtgTAAGTGAGTTGGGGGTAAAGTTAGCACGCCCGTGCGCGTGTTTCTATTTCGGCACCCCTCTATGTATCCGTGCGTAAATGTGTCCTATGGTGCGCGCGGCCGTGTGAGCAATACACgagtccgtccgtccgtcccccctctccctctctccctttatttgTTTCCTATGCGGTCGGGTGTGCGCCTTGTTGACTCAGCAGATAACATAGTACCGGTTGAATGCATGGTGGGACAGTGATGTTCGCGGTCCGTTCAGAGTGAATGGGGGGGGCCCAGTGTTGGGCCGAATGCCGTTATATTCGTATAGGTCAGCAGTGCCATCGTATAGCATTAACAATGGCCGGGCTGTAGGTAGAGCGTTAACAATGACCTGGCTGTAGGTAGAGAATGACAAGAATTTACCTCTCCTGTGCTGTGGTCAGACCACTGTGTGCTTTTAGAGGAAAACATTTAGGAAAATGATGGAAAATAGAAATTAGTGTCAAAGAGTGTGACTTCAGTTAAATGTAGAGATAATGTTATGAAATAGCTGCCTTGCCTATCACAATGACTTCAATCAAATTAGATGTTAGTATTGATATAGCCTAATATACTAACCCTAGTTATATAGCCTATTCTATAGAAGCAAAAGGTCAAGTCACagccatacattttttaaagtgaGCTAAAATTGTAGTAGGTTCCAGCAGTAGGCTAGGCTATACTAGAGATGTTAGGCCAATACATGATGTTCTGTTTATCCAAGCCCATAGTACTGGTGAGTTCACACGGTTGtcatggtgccccccccccctccacacacacacacacacagttcctgaTGACCTAATTTAACCCTTGACCTCTGAGCTAGAACATTTGAGGAGGTTATGGCAGGCTGGTTCCATACAAACTTCATATTTGGTATATTTCATGTGCAACaacattatttgaacagtgaggTTGCAGATTTTAGACTAAGAACATTAAGGTAGGAATTCCACATTTACATACCAGAGAGGCTATTtttaaatcatgttgatgcaggCAGCAAATTGATGACTGAAATGTCAAGATTTTAAAAGTGGTCTAGAGGAGAGAGCCGAGCCTCGAGCCGATTTCTTTCCAAATGGTGCAGATAGAAATGTCTTGTAACTGACATGATTCCTATATGAATGAGTAGCATGTATATTCTACATgatatatttctatctgaacgtgcTGTAGTGGGGCATCCTACTTAGATGTTGCAGATGAAAATGCCTTTCATAGAGCTGTTGTGATtccttaatcaaatcaaatcaaattgtattttattagtcacatgcgccgaatacaacaagtgtagaccttacagtgaaatgcttacttacaagccctaaccaacaatgcagtttaaaaaatatggataagattaagaaataaaagtaacaagtaattaaagagcaacagtaaaataacaatagcgagactatacacagggggggtaccggtacagattcaatgtgtgggggcagtggttagttgaggtaatatgtatatgtaggtagagttattaaagtgacaatgcatagatgataactacagagagtagcagtggtgtgaaagaggggggggggcaatgcaaatagtctaggtagccatttgattagatattcaggagtcttatggctttgggctgtttaaaagcctcttggacctagacttggcgctccggtaccgcttgccatgcagtagcagagagaacagtctattactagggtggctggagtctttgatgatttttagggccttcctcttacaccgcctggtctagaggtcctggatggcaggaagcttggccccagtgatgtactgggctgttttCACTACCCTCGgtggtgccttgcggtcggaggccaagcagttgccataccaggcagtgatgcaaacagccaggatgctctcgatggtgcagctgtagaaccttttgaggatctgaggacccatgccaaatcttttcggtttcctgaaggggaataggttttgtcatgccctcttcacgactgtcttggtgtgcttggaccatgttagtttgttggtgatgtggacaccaaggaacttgaagctctcaaccttctccactacagccccgtcaatgaaaATGGGGGCGTACTCGGTCCTCTTTTgcatgtagtccacaatcatctcctttgtcttgatcacgttgagggagaggttgttgtcctggcaccccacggccaggtctctgacctcctccctgtaggctgtctcgtcgttgtcgatgatcaggcctaccactgtagtgtcaacggcaaacttaatgatggtgttggagtcgtgtctggccatgcagtcttgagtgaacaggaggggactgagcacacaccccctgaggggcccctgtgttgaggatcagcgtggcggatgtgttgttacctacccttaccacctgggggcggcccgtcaggaagtccaggatccagttgcagagggaggtgttaagtcccagggtccttagcttattgattgAGTtctgagggcactatggtgttgaatgtcgagctgtagtcaatgaatagcattctcacataggtgttccttttgtcaaggtgggaaagggctgtgtggagtgcaatagagattgcatcatctgttgatctggtggggtggtatgcaaattggagtggatctagggtttctgggataatggtgttgatgtgagccataaccagccaTTCAAAGCACTCCATGgcaacagacgtgagtgctacgggtcggtagtcatttagacaggttaccttagtgttcttggacacagggactatggtggtctgcttaataCATCTTGTTATTAAGGACTTggacagggagagtttgaaaatgtcagtgaagacacttgccagttggtcagcgcatggtcacagtacatgtcctggtaatccgtctggccctgcgggcttttgaatgttgacctgtttaaaggtcttacccacatcagctgcggagagcgtgatcacacactcttccggaacagctggtgctctcatgcatgtctcagtgttatttgcctcgaagcgagcatagaagtagtttagctcgtctggtaggctcgtgtcattgggcagctctcggctgtgcttcccgcTGTAgcctgtaatggtttgcaagccctgccacatcccacGAGCTTCAGAGCCGGTATAGGTCGATtccatcttagtcctgtattgacgcttggctgtttgatggttcgtcagagggcagagcgggatttcttataagcttccaggtgagagtcccgctccttgaaagcggcagctctagcctttagctcaatgcggatgttgcctgtcatccattgcttctggttggggtatgtacgtacggtcactgtggggatgacgtcatcgatgcacttattgatgaagccgatgactgatgtgatgtactcctcaatgccatcggaggaatcccagaacacattccagtctgtgctagcaaaacagtcctttagcttagcatctgcttcatctgaccacttttttattgacagaGACACAGGTGcctcctgctttcatttttgcaggaatcaggaggatagaattatggtcagatttgccaaatggagagcgagggagagctttgtatgcgtctctttGTGTGTGGAGAAAAGGTGGTCCAGagattttttccctctggttgaacatttaacatgctgaaatTTGGTAACACGGATGTAAGTTTCCCTGCGTTCAAGTTCCCGTCTGCTAGGAGTGCCACGTCTGGGTgaacgttttcttgtttgcttttggcggaatacagctcattcaatggggtcttagtgccagcctcagtctcTGGTGGTATATAAACAGCTATGAGAAATAAAGATGAAAActttctaggtagatagtgtggtctacagcttatcatgagatactctacctcaggcgagcaatagctcaagacttcctaagatatcatgcaccagctgttatttacaaaaataacattatgtgcaaaataataaataaaaaaaagagttacaaacaacgcaaagaaacaaacaaaaaaacacaattggttGGGGACACCTAAAACACACATGACCACCAAATTGACACTAGAAAATGGAGAGGATACCATTTAGAAAGGCTTTATGCCTTAGTTAACGCTGTGGGTTCATATCATAGAGATATTTAGAGGAATCAACTCGGTTATAACCcattttagcatggacattgtcattgagggcttccaccattttaaagtagtcaactggatgGGGATTCCTAAGGGTTTGGAGGGAGCAGAGCATCTTCAAATTGGGTTGCCTCTGGTTTGTTAATGGCTGTTATTCTATATCATCATTTAGTGGCCACAATGAATGAATGACACACAACATTTGGTTCAGGACTCCAGCACCACAAAAGTAGAACATTTACTATTTTCaatggagatagcctcaatggcgctgcccatgctatcACAGTTtccataatggcacagatacaaagatgagaccTCTTTCCAGCTCTATGGTTGATATTCACACAATGTAAGGTCCAGCAGCCTGGCCCAACACATATAACACAATAATAATGTCACGAAAGCGTATTCTAATAGTGTAAAAGGCTGTTAGTTGACCATAATAGGTTCTATGCCCATTTGAATAGGGAAAGGGTGTTCATTTGTTTGATGAGATTACAGATTTTCTCAGGGAATCCCATTTCAATTTTAAGGGATGCCACATGGAGTCCTGACccccaagtttgggaaccactgccatAATCCCTATTCTATGTGACTGTTCTACTTGATACATATCTATCTGAACATTCTGTTGTGTGGCATCGCCACAGACTCCTCCCATCCAGACATGCTACTGTTCAGAAGTGATGAGGGCACAGATCCAAAATGGCTACTGTACAGACCATGAACCTCTGGTATGAGGTGGAAACTGTGactatgttccaaatggcaccctatttcctatgggtCCCGGTCAAAAATTGTGCACtaaggggcctcccgggtggcgcagtggtctaaggctgtgccaccagagactctgggttcgagcccagggtctgtcgcagccggccgcgacagggaggcccatggggcggcacacaattggcctagcgtcgtccgagGGATGGTTTGGGGATAACCTCACAtcacgcactagtgactcctgtggtgggctgggcgcagtgcatgctggcTAGGtatactgtgtttcctccgacacattggtgtggctggcttctgggttggatgtgcgctgtgttaagaagcagtgcggcttgggttgtgtttcggaggacacatggctcttgaccttcgcctctcccgagtccgtacaggagttgtagcgatgagacaagacagtaactactaacaattggataccacgaaattggggagacaaagggggtaaaaaaataaataattgtgcactaaaatagggaacagggtgccatttaggattaGGAACTGTCTCAAGGCACAGTTCTAGGATCAGCTTAACCTCTCCATATTCTAAGCTGTATCATTAGGAGGGAAATCATataaactgaccttagatcaccATTTAGATCTAATTGGTCCTACTCTATGTCACAGTGTCGTGAAGTATTTTGTATATTTGCCATGTTGGTATAGTTCAGTGGTGTCTAACATGAGGCCTGCTACTTGATCATGTGTCATTAAATTGTTTTATCGAATGTAAAAAGACATACAATTTAACATGAACATGTCCATGTTGGTGAGATGACAATTCACTCAATAGCTGTACATTTACTGACGATGCTACATGGGCAGTGAGATGATTCATGTTGTGTACCTCACCAAAAGTAGGCCAACTATCTATAATAGGGATGTAGAAGTCACTTTACCTGCACTAAGGGGCCATTTCTGAGAAGTCAGGAAGAATATGTTTTAAAAAACAACCGCTGAAAAGCTACATTGTTATGTTCTAACCCTATATATTTAATTAATAATCCCTATTATAGATAGTTGGCCTATTCACAtgaccatactaccatactaccatagaccacactaccatactaccatactaccatagaccatactaccatagaccatactaccatagaccacactaccatactaccatagaccacactaccatactaccatactaccatagaccatactaccatagaccatactaccatagaccacactaccatactaccatagaccatactaccatagaccacactaacatactaccatactaccatagaccatactaccatactaccatagaccatactaccatagaccatactaccatactaccatagaccatactaccatactaccatagaccatactaccatactaccatagaccatactaccatagaccatactaccatactaccatataccatactaccatactaccatagaccataccaccatactaccatactaccatagaccatactaccatactaccatagaccatactaccacactaccatactaccatactactatactaccacagaccatactaccatactaccatagaccatactaccatacttccatactaccatagaccatataccatactactatactaccatagaccatactaccatactaccatagaccatactaccacactaccatactTCCATAGACCAtagaccatactaccatactaccacagaccatactaccatactaccatactaccatagaccatactaccatacttcCACACTACCATAGACCATAGGCCATACTACTATACTTCCATACTACCAtagaccatactaccatacttccatactaccatagaccatactaccatacttcCATACTTCCATACTACCATAGACCATAGACCATAGACCATACTATcacactaccatactaccatactaccatactaccatagaccatactaccatactaccatacttcCATACTACCATAGACCATAGACCATACTATcacactaccatactaccatactaccatagaccatactaccatactaccatactaccatactaccatagaccatactaccatactaccatacttccatactaccatagaccatagaccatactactatactaccatactaccatagaccatactaccatactaccatacttccatactaccatagaccatactactatactaccatactaccatagaccatactaccatagaccatactactatactaccatactaccatagaaCATATGATTTTCAAACATGTATCTTCTTGTCCATAAGACAATTTTATTATCCATCAAATATTATCAAATGAGATCCAtctatctctctgctctctcaaccAATCTCTCTCCAAACAGATGTTACTTCTAattactgatctaggatcaaatGTCCCCACCCCAACACCAGTGTGTTGAGACATctgtgaatgtactgtaatgtttttaaaatggtatacattttgttacttttaattttttattttgttggaccccaggaagagtagctgctgtcttggcaggaactaattgggatccataataaatacaattacAAATACCAATCATAACCTTTAGCTCAGATCTAGGATTTGGGTCCGTATTCATAACGCATCTCAaagtagtgctgatctaggatcagtttttccTGTTAGATCATAATAAATAAGATTAGATGGAccgggggacctgatcctagatcagcacgcATTATGAATATGGGCCCAGGTTTCTGTTGGACACCTGGCTTTCCAGTGGGAGTGAAACAGAAACAGTAGAACCAAGGATGAATAAAACTGAGAAGGAATAAGGACTTCATATATAGTGGAGGAAATGACAGTGTTCCATGAAAACATGTTCCAGGTCCAAAATgatgtcctatatttatattttatatatatatatatttatgtttaaTCCCAGTCCCCCGTCCCCCCGTCCCCAgtcccccgtcccccgtcccccgtcccccgtcccccgtcccccgtcccccgtccccgcaggaggcattgtgccttttggtaggccggcattgtaaataagaatttgttcttaactgacttaaataaaggtaaaaaataaataaataaatatttaagaAACGTACAAAATCAATAAGATTTAAAAACTTCACAGACAGACCTGTGCATCATGACAACACTTCAATCACCAACTACCATACATATCTCTGTACTCATGCAGtatttacatctctctctctctctcctctctctctctctctctctctctctctctctctctctctctctctctctctctctctctctctctctctctctctctctctctctctctctctctctctctctctctctctctctctctctctctctctttgatgaTGGGGGGATTTCTATTCTTCCCTGGCTGTGAGCTCAGCGggtttctctctgtcactctaatCCCCCCTCTCTGGGCGCCAGCATATAAAAGGTCCGGGAGGGCCCTCTCCTCTCACACACTGACCGCCTGAGCCCACTCCTGTACCCACACACTGAGCAGAGGTAAGAGACGggcacacagagatacagagagatgggggaagagggaaaatgggggatgagagagggatagattaTGTATCTCAAACGTCAAATTCAAATACAGGTCACTCTAAATGGCCTCATAGTAACTAGACAGAACACATAAATAACTTATTTTCCTTCAATGACGTGTTTTATCTAGTTCCACAGGGATTGTTGAATGAATCTGTAGGTTCTTGTTTTCTATAATATCTGGTTGACTCTTTTACATTGGAGATTCATTTACTTTTAAGTGGACATGCTTTACATgggcaaacaacaacaacaaactctTAATTTCTGTTCTTATTGATGTTTGGATCGTAAGGGAACTCGAGGAAAAATTTAAAGTGGCCAGTAGGGGTCATGTGGTTGAACCTCATCCAAGATGGCTACTCATATTTTTCTGTTCCGTTGATCAATTACAGGCTTTGCTAAGGAGCTAAGGAGTAAAGCAGGGGTACCGTCTA
Encoded proteins:
- the LOC116360100 gene encoding beta-crystallin A1-like, whose amino-acid sequence is MNRATKTHMTSPMFFPGMGMAPFFKVTVFEQEHFQGKCQEFTSECCNIQNCGLDNIRSIRVESGAWVGFEHHDFQGQQFILERGEYPHWDAYSGSLSYHVERLMSLRPIYCASHQSSRMQIFEKENFMGRSAELCDDYPSLRAMGWCMPEVGSMHIQCGAFVCYQFPGYRGQQYIMECERHSGDYQHWKNWGSHCQTPQIQSIRRIQH